In Cryptomeria japonica chromosome 10, Sugi_1.0, whole genome shotgun sequence, a genomic segment contains:
- the LOC131039357 gene encoding homeobox-DDT domain protein RLT1, which produces MESEEDKISPENKKRRLKTPFQVEGLENFYAEHKYPSEAMKTQLSIQLGLSEKQVQGWFCHRRLKDKRLMKEEASDNGKQDPQNGFVQDYPNGVKQDSGSSGKKVEHQSYLASKQPGNPQAMNATDYPAAVLASELRDQDLFTVNHDNIEDTFAGSSSASQERSSLHSGNPTEIGAPRSLSQNGNRREMEAKRKKNEDFHMDPHLQENYEHEAVTAVKKQLGEEYREDGPPLSVEFHPIPPGAFDAPMEPYYNGKTNALNNLHRTSNIVKEQEASKVFSSHRFHVPCPPGVRPGYTSIPSGLKFERASPKFERLSPNFERTLLSKNESINGKSTWRPVSSNIQGGDSFHVPDLNSSMQMDEDSPGESPSSGFATKSFSSRHKQDKLLRPSSETYMPLLYGSKNGNMPGKTGTTGKEMPISHPHNGIDPYYNVSGVNGIVKAVTPLVQCGVLPSSQVEDKAQTKKMTKKERVREERRIQREQERALKAKQKLIQKEEKRIEREKQMEENKRQREDAKCQAAAEKMSMLKNQTKGHAGEMPTSFSEDDAADSSSSME; this is translated from the exons ATGGAGTCTGAGGAGGATAAAATATCTCCAGAgaacaagaaaagaagattgaAGACTCCATTCCAGGTTGAGGGTTTAGAGAATTTCTATGCAG AACATAAGTACCCTTCAGAAGCTATGAAAACACAACTATCTATACAGTTGGGATTATCTGAGAAGCAGGTACAGGGATGGTTCTGTCATAGAAGGTTAAAGGATAAAAGACTTATGAAGGAAGAAGCTTCTGACAATGGAAAACAAGATCCACAGAATGGCTTTGTACAAGATTATCCTAATGGAGTTAAACAGGATTCCGGTAGCAGTGGGAAAAAGGTTGAGCATCAGAGCTATTTGGCGTCCAAGCAACCAGGAAATCCACAGGCCATGAATGCTACGGATTATCCTGCTGCTGTCCTGGCATCAGAGCTTAGAGACCAGGATTTATTTACAGTAAATCATGATAATATTGAAGACACTTTTGCAGGAAGTAGTTCAGCATCACAAGAGAGATCCTCATTGCACAGTGGAAATCCTACTGAAATTGGGGCACCGAGATCTTTGTCACAGAATGGCAACCGTCGTGAAATGGAAGCTAAGAGGAAGAAAAACGAGGATTTTCATATGGACCCACatttacaagaaaattatgaacatgAGGCTGTTACTGCTGTTAAGAAACAATTGGGTGAGGAATACAGAGAAGATGGCCCACCTCTCAGTGTGGAGTTTCACCCCATTCCTCCTGGTGCCTTTGATGCTCCAATGG AGCCTTACTACAATGGCAAAACTAATGCTCTCAACAATCTCCACAGAACGTCAAATATTGTGAAGGAACAAGAAGCAAGCAAA GTTTTCAGTTCACATAGGTTCCATGTTCCCTGTCCACCAGGAGTGAGGCCAGGCTACACCTCCATACCATCTGGTCTTAAATTTGAACGTGCATCTCCAAAGTTTGAGCGATTATCACCAAACTTTGAACGGACTCTCTTATCTAAAAATGAATCAATAAATGGCAAATCTACTTGGAGGCCTGTAAGTAGTAATATACAGGGAGGTGATAGCTTTCATGTCCCTGACTTGAATTCTTCAATGCAGATGGATGAAGATTCTCCTGGTGAATCTCCATCTTCAGGATTTGCTACAAAAAGCTTTTCGTCTCGTCACAAACAAGATAAATTATTAAGGCCAAGCAGTGAAACATATATGCCACTTTTGTATGGCAGTAAGAATGGGAATATGCCTGGGAAAACTGGAACCACGGGCAAGGAAATGCCTATCTCTCATCCACATAATGGCATTGATCCATATTATAATGTATCTGGAGTAAATGGAATTGTTAAAGCTGTGACTCCCCTAGTGCAATGTGGTGTTTTACCGTCATCTCAAGTAGAAGACAAAGCACAGACAAAAAAGATGACTAAG AAAGAAAGGGTCCGGGAAGAAAGAAGAATCCAGAGAGAACAGGAACGTGCACTGAAAGCAAAACAAAAATTAATTCAGAAGGAGGAGAAGAGG ATTGAAAGAGAAAAACAGATGGAGGAAAATAAGAGGCAGAGAGAGGATGCCAAGTGCCAAGCAGCTGCTGAAAAAATGTCAATGCTAAAGAATCAAACAAAAGG GCATGCTGGTGAAATGCCTACCAGTTTCAGCGAGGATGATGCGGCAGATTCCAGCTCATCTATGGAGTAA